A region of the Thiomicrorhabdus sp. genome:
CCAAAATAATCTCATTAAAGATTGGCCCTTTAACAAAACTTAACGCTCCAGTATTTACATCTAAAACATCAGAGCCCATAACGTCGCCAGGCATTAAATCTGGGGTAAATTGAATACGTTGAAAACTGGCATGAACACCCGTTGCAAGCGTTTTAACCGCCGTAGTTTTTGCCAGGCCTGGTGGGCCTTCTAATAAAACATGTCCGCCTGTTAATAAGGCAATTAGCATTTTATCTAGCAGAGCTTCTTGACCAACGATTACCCGTTGTAAATGCTCTTTAAGTGTTTTAAATTCTATTTTAGTGCTCATTTTGCGTCCTAAACCTGGTTAGTCGTGCGAGTATGCGGGTAAATCATAACATGTGTATTTTAAGAGAGATGGCCGCTTATTGTATTAAACCTAGCCCACCAACAGTGAGCATCTATTATTAAAGTTTCAAAACAATTCATTTAAATAATCTATATACGTAAATGTATTTACAGTCATGTTCTTCTGAGTATAAATTCAAATGTAGCCACAAATATAAGCTCAGTTTTTCCTCTTATTCCTTGCTATTTCACAAAAGACTCATAAAATTAAAGTATTCAAAAAATACATCACAAAAAATTTAAACCCCACACTTTAACTTTAACTGTTTTTCTTTAAAAGCAAAATAAAAAGAACTTGATAAAACCATGTCCTCTATCTATGTGATTTCAAAGCGTAAAGCTCGTATTCTATTTTTTTTAAGCTTAACCTTAGTTGGCTTATCTGGTGCGGCACAGGCGACGACAACTGATTTTACTGAAGCGGTAAAAATGTATGATAATCAAGACTATGAGCAAGCTTATGCAGTGTTTTCAAAGTTAGTTGAGCAAGATTATTCTTCTATTGATTACAGTTTTTATTTGGCTCAAACCGCGGCTAAATTACATAAAAATCAACAAGCGATTACCGCTTATGAACGTATCTTAATTTTACAGCCTAATCACACTCGGGCTAAATTAGAGCTTGGTAAGCTCTATTATGAACAAGGCGATCTTGTTCTATCTCAGCACTATTTTAATGATGCACGAAATGACAATATTCCAGACGCGGTTCGTACTAATATTGATAAATATTTAGATCAAATCGCCAAAAAATCCAGTAAATCAAAGCTTAGTGGTGCTGTGATTTTGGGCGTTGGGCATGATGATAATATCAACGTTTCACCTGAAGCATCATCTTGGTTTGTACCTATATTTGGCCAAGAATTTACTAATGTTACCGACCCTGTAGAAAGTCTATACACCCATCAAGTAGGGATTTTAAATCATTATTACGATGCAACATCAACCTATGGCTTTGGCATCAAAAACAGCGTAATGGTCTATAACAAATCTATACCGGGTGAGAGTGAATATAATATTTTTTATTTACGTTACAAACCTTCGCTTATCTTTAAATATGACCAAGACACCGTAGAAACAGCTTTGCTGTACGATACCATGCAATATGGCGGTGATGCTTATTTGGAAACATTTGGTTTTGAACCAAAAATATCACATTCAATAGACTCAACCAGTTTAATCTCTGCTCATCTAAAACTGATGTTCAAAAACTACTTAAGATCAACTGATCAAGCTCGTGATGCCCGTTACAATGAAGTTGGAATTGATTACTACAAAAAGCTTAATGCCGCTACTACATGGTTAAATTCAGCCGTTTTAGCACAAGAACGACAAGACAAATCAAGCTCTTTAGATGTCTCAAATGATGCAATCTATGCTAAAACAGGGCTTAGTTATAAGTATTCCGCAACCTTACAGGCGGGAGCAGAAATTCAATACAACCAAAAAAAT
Encoded here:
- a CDS encoding tetratricopeptide repeat protein produces the protein MSSIYVISKRKARILFFLSLTLVGLSGAAQATTTDFTEAVKMYDNQDYEQAYAVFSKLVEQDYSSIDYSFYLAQTAAKLHKNQQAITAYERILILQPNHTRAKLELGKLYYEQGDLVLSQHYFNDARNDNIPDAVRTNIDKYLDQIAKKSSKSKLSGAVILGVGHDDNINVSPEASSWFVPIFGQEFTNVTDPVESLYTHQVGILNHYYDATSTYGFGIKNSVMVYNKSIPGESEYNIFYLRYKPSLIFKYDQDTVETALLYDTMQYGGDAYLETFGFEPKISHSIDSTSLISAHLKLMFKNYLRSTDQARDARYNEVGIDYYKKLNAATTWLNSAVLAQERQDKSSSLDVSNDAIYAKTGLSYKYSATLQAGAEIQYNQKNYLDNNLFFLNKRQDSTIRAAINISKNLNKDLAIQLRAEHIDNSSNQKAYSYNKNVFLVNLINRF